From a region of the Aeoliella mucimassa genome:
- a CDS encoding DUF3239 domain-containing protein encodes MSDPAPQRIRVTCPHCGAKAKAPLEYAGRKVKCASKECGQSFQIPAAEAASPDKQPTPAAAKPTPKPKAAKPAPPKPAAKPAPPKPKATPPEDEGPLFDNDFLSELEREAPRPSTGVFQETVASNPGLIRFNPLQWWKYQPLGLIAGVGSAALVLLIWLGLVLSGHSGTLATKDGGATPIWLFSPAILGTLAYFTWNKSHKFRRGDANPGIVVSLEPALIAVPTDLSQGVGEYLAVKILPIKLKSSCGKPLEIGSVVPTIAYYGAPHNKHAEHWSDFYPDPAEYATGDQATLERLAASFPEEQYAFLHEALQLIERPYAPGLYALWEAPGKAIGRKINNKNDY; translated from the coding sequence ATGTCCGATCCCGCGCCGCAACGTATTCGTGTGACTTGTCCTCACTGTGGAGCCAAGGCCAAAGCCCCCCTCGAGTACGCAGGGCGAAAGGTGAAGTGTGCCTCGAAAGAGTGCGGGCAGTCGTTCCAGATACCTGCGGCCGAAGCAGCTTCGCCGGACAAGCAACCAACGCCCGCCGCGGCGAAACCGACACCAAAACCAAAAGCTGCGAAACCAGCCCCTCCGAAGCCAGCTGCAAAGCCAGCACCGCCGAAACCCAAAGCGACTCCACCTGAAGACGAAGGTCCGCTGTTCGATAACGACTTTCTATCAGAACTCGAGCGCGAGGCTCCCCGGCCTTCTACCGGCGTGTTCCAAGAGACCGTGGCCAGCAACCCGGGACTCATCCGCTTCAATCCGTTGCAATGGTGGAAGTACCAACCACTGGGACTCATCGCTGGCGTTGGATCCGCGGCGCTCGTGCTGTTGATCTGGCTGGGACTCGTTCTTAGCGGGCACTCCGGCACCTTGGCCACCAAGGATGGAGGGGCCACCCCGATCTGGCTATTCAGCCCCGCGATACTCGGCACGCTCGCTTACTTCACCTGGAACAAGTCGCATAAGTTCCGCCGCGGCGACGCGAATCCTGGCATCGTGGTTTCGCTTGAGCCAGCACTCATTGCGGTACCGACCGACCTTTCGCAAGGAGTCGGCGAGTACCTGGCGGTCAAGATTCTACCGATCAAACTCAAGTCGTCGTGCGGCAAGCCTCTCGAAATCGGCAGCGTTGTTCCCACCATCGCTTACTATGGTGCCCCGCACAACAAGCATGCCGAGCATTGGAGCGACTTCTATCCCGATCCGGCCGAGTACGCCACCGGCGATCAGGCCACGCTCGAACGACTGGCGGCCAGCTTTCCCGAGGAGCAATACGCGTTCCTACACGAAGCCCTGCAGTTGATCGAGCGTCCTTACGCTCCTGGGCTGTACGCTTTGTGGGAAGCCCCAGGCAAAGCGATTGGTCGCAAGATCAACAACAAGAACGACTACTAA
- a CDS encoding bS21 family ribosomal protein, translating to MPGRIVVREGELLPDALRRFRRVVHRSTRRQWSKTRPGHYMKPSELARNKRALSRRNAWLAAHGYDGYNTVYLTMQHLMAREPPFKRGRRKKPHAG from the coding sequence ATGCCCGGACGAATTGTCGTGCGTGAAGGGGAATTGTTACCCGACGCACTCCGCCGTTTCCGTAGAGTGGTTCATCGTTCGACTCGCAGGCAATGGTCCAAGACCAGGCCCGGTCACTACATGAAGCCGAGTGAATTGGCTCGCAACAAGCGGGCGCTGAGTCGCCGAAACGCCTGGCTCGCTGCTCATGGATACGATGGGTACAACACCGTGTACCTCACCATGCAGCATCTAATGGCTCGAGAGCCCCCTTTTAAGCGAGGGAGACGCAAGAAACCGCACGCAGGTTAG
- a CDS encoding sulfatase family protein — MRFLPLLALFSMVSTCPLAAADEAASLPNVLILYADDMGFGDASCYNPESKITTPNIDRLAREGMRFVDGHSSSGICTPSRYALLTGRYHWRKFHDIVGALGASRFDAERLTLPEMLQQKGYDTACVGKWHLGWDWNAIRHPNAKKTTAAGGKQKYWGYDAFDWSKPVPDGPLAHGFDYYFGDTVINFPPYAWIENDRLISPPDANLEITAKTKEGNWEARPGPARSDWDFYDDLPTLTNKAVSWLASRKDQTKPFFLYFALPSPHAPIIPIDKFDNASQAGAYGDYVVQSDWSCGELLKTLDKIGLAENTIVVFTSDNGPEIYCYAREERFGHRSNNPLRGIKRDIYEGGHHVPFIVRWPGRVPADTTNEALISQIDVMATLAEVVGFDLPDGAAEDSYSQLSMLEGGSPVRTTLVHNTYRDRYALRDGKWLWINAPNGYHRPANKAWEARHDYPSDDHPQQLFDLSTDLGQRHNVVDSHEDIAQRMAAQLQQIREAGHSAPRLDDANQAGG; from the coding sequence ATGCGATTTCTCCCCCTGCTGGCCCTCTTCTCTATGGTCTCGACCTGCCCGCTCGCAGCAGCCGACGAAGCGGCCTCGCTGCCGAACGTGCTGATCCTGTACGCCGACGACATGGGCTTCGGCGACGCGAGTTGCTATAACCCCGAATCAAAAATCACCACTCCTAACATCGACCGCCTGGCCCGCGAAGGCATGCGGTTCGTCGATGGGCATTCGTCTTCTGGCATCTGCACTCCCAGTCGTTACGCACTGCTCACGGGGCGGTACCACTGGCGCAAGTTTCACGACATCGTCGGCGCGCTCGGAGCCTCGCGGTTTGATGCCGAGCGATTGACGCTTCCTGAGATGCTTCAGCAAAAGGGATACGACACCGCGTGCGTCGGCAAGTGGCATCTCGGTTGGGACTGGAATGCGATTCGTCACCCCAACGCCAAGAAAACCACGGCCGCTGGTGGCAAACAAAAGTACTGGGGATACGATGCGTTCGACTGGTCGAAGCCGGTGCCAGATGGTCCGCTCGCGCACGGGTTCGACTACTACTTCGGCGACACGGTGATTAACTTCCCGCCGTACGCGTGGATTGAGAACGATCGGTTGATCTCGCCGCCAGATGCCAACTTAGAGATCACCGCGAAGACCAAGGAAGGCAACTGGGAAGCCCGCCCCGGCCCAGCGCGGAGCGATTGGGACTTTTACGACGACTTGCCGACGCTCACCAACAAGGCCGTGAGTTGGCTGGCATCGCGCAAGGATCAGACGAAGCCGTTCTTCCTGTACTTCGCGTTGCCATCGCCACACGCGCCGATCATTCCGATCGATAAGTTCGACAACGCCTCGCAGGCCGGAGCCTATGGCGACTACGTGGTACAGAGTGACTGGTCGTGTGGCGAACTGCTCAAGACGCTCGATAAGATTGGGCTGGCTGAGAACACCATCGTGGTGTTCACCTCCGACAATGGCCCCGAGATCTATTGCTACGCTCGCGAAGAACGCTTTGGCCATCGTTCGAACAATCCCCTGCGGGGCATTAAACGCGACATCTACGAAGGGGGGCATCACGTGCCGTTCATCGTTCGCTGGCCTGGCAGAGTACCGGCCGACACTACCAACGAAGCGCTGATCTCGCAAATCGACGTGATGGCCACGCTGGCCGAAGTGGTTGGCTTCGACCTGCCCGACGGCGCGGCCGAAGACTCTTATAGCCAGCTCAGCATGCTTGAAGGTGGTTCGCCTGTTCGAACGACACTCGTGCATAATACGTATCGCGATCGCTACGCACTACGCGATGGAAAGTGGTTATGGATCAACGCCCCCAACGGCTATCATCGCCCTGCAAACAAAGCATGGGAAGCTCGACACGACTACCCATCCGACGATCACCCTCAACAGTTGTTCGATCTCTCGACCGACCTGGGTCAACGACATAACGTCGTCGATTCCCATGAAGACATTGCCCAACGCATGGCAGCGCAACTTCAACAGATTCGCGAAGCCGGCCACAGCGCCCCGCGACTGGACGATGCCAATCAGGCGGGAGGTTAA
- a CDS encoding PEP-CTERM sorting domain-containing protein, translating into MLCISSSARAELDEVGFQIKISEKEMILEHPDDPDYKMYAMWDTAYQRIQNRNMPWIEVENLEESTGNLTEFSITIGDTDYNFGDTNYGTYALLSDSTPGISISSTSTGDELVVSIGNGGLAPGEIVRFGIDIDPDAGVDGLFPYPDFRLVLFDMNGSDASDNAIASALFVDTNDQSITKTAAAQLEDYEVSGNQSLYYNQILRPYGVMEGIDTFVAGTLTDPTQVPEPSSVVLVGLALVGSTIWYRRKTA; encoded by the coding sequence ATGCTTTGCATTTCGTCGTCGGCTCGGGCCGAGTTGGACGAAGTAGGTTTCCAGATCAAGATCTCTGAAAAAGAGATGATTCTGGAGCACCCCGATGATCCTGATTACAAAATGTACGCCATGTGGGATACGGCCTATCAGCGTATCCAGAACCGCAACATGCCTTGGATCGAAGTCGAGAATCTCGAAGAGTCGACCGGCAATCTGACCGAGTTCAGCATCACGATTGGCGACACCGACTACAACTTTGGTGATACCAACTACGGCACCTACGCGCTATTGAGTGATTCAACTCCTGGTATTTCGATTTCATCGACTTCCACCGGCGACGAACTCGTGGTGTCTATCGGTAACGGCGGTCTAGCCCCTGGCGAGATTGTTCGTTTCGGTATCGATATCGATCCCGACGCAGGAGTCGACGGATTGTTCCCCTATCCTGACTTCCGTCTGGTATTGTTCGACATGAACGGTAGCGATGCGAGCGACAATGCCATTGCTTCGGCGCTGTTCGTCGATACCAATGACCAATCGATCACTAAAACCGCTGCTGCCCAACTCGAAGACTACGAGGTATCCGGCAACCAGTCGTTGTACTACAACCAGATCCTTCGTCCGTACGGCGTGATGGAAGGCATCGATACCTTTGTAGCCGGTACCCTTACCGATCCCACTCAGGTGCCTGAGCCTTCGTCCGTGGTGCTAGTTGGCCTGGCACTCGTCGGCTCGACCATCTGGTATCGTCGGAAAACTGCTTAA
- the rpsU gene encoding 30S ribosomal protein S21: MVKLTLRERETAQEAVRRFRKLVERSGIKKEIRVREFYEKPSETKRRAKIRAERRNRRERMLGRA; this comes from the coding sequence GTGGTAAAGTTAACGCTTCGCGAACGTGAAACGGCCCAAGAGGCAGTCCGTCGGTTCCGTAAACTGGTGGAACGCTCTGGCATCAAAAAGGAAATCCGTGTTCGCGAGTTCTACGAGAAGCCCAGCGAAACGAAGCGCCGCGCGAAGATCCGCGCCGAGCGCCGTAATCGCCGCGAGCGCATGCTCGGCCGCGCCTAA
- a CDS encoding cold-shock protein, producing MSQGTIKKLTDKGFGFIEGERGDIFFHSSAVEGEIRFDNLREGQQVEYTEGQGPKGPRAENVKIVS from the coding sequence GTGTCGCAAGGTACGATTAAGAAGCTGACGGACAAGGGATTTGGATTCATCGAGGGAGAGCGGGGGGATATCTTTTTCCACAGCTCCGCCGTCGAGGGGGAGATTCGCTTCGACAATCTCCGTGAAGGACAGCAGGTCGAGTACACCGAGGGCCAAGGCCCTAAGGGTCCTCGTGCCGAGAACGTGAAAATCGTCTCGTAA
- a CDS encoding YecH family metal-binding protein gives MESSTTDIHGHEVMRMMVESGEQYDRESLEAAIHNRFGTEARFCTCSASGMNASQLIDFLADRGKFVPTSEGFSTEAGKICDHE, from the coding sequence ATGGAATCCAGCACCACCGACATCCATGGGCATGAAGTGATGCGGATGATGGTTGAATCGGGCGAGCAGTACGATCGCGAGTCGCTCGAGGCTGCGATTCACAACCGCTTTGGCACTGAGGCGCGATTCTGCACCTGCAGCGCGAGTGGCATGAATGCCAGCCAGCTGATCGACTTCCTCGCCGATCGTGGCAAGTTCGTACCGACCAGCGAAGGCTTCTCGACCGAAGCAGGCAAGATTTGTGATCATGAGTAG
- a CDS encoding lactate racemase domain-containing protein — protein MKLHHVQQQLANHPIADIPAAVHAALDKLAHPVPAGEIAITAGSRGISNIAAITRAAGDWLKSRGAKPFIVPAMGSHNGATAHGQRAMIESLGITEEAMDMPIRASMDVVEIGETFTGPITMDKFCHESDGVLVLNRIKPHTCFVGPIQSGLMKMMTIGMGKINGARTFHQVPCLKKADAIIALGEAIIGTGKIFAGLGIIEDGYDQTAELHALAPEQFASEEPKLLDHYTNDYFPKLPAEEFDVLIVDQIGKTFSGLGMDPNVIGRRGLAGVPDFPSPRIGSIAALELTTASQGNALGFGLGDCITQRLYDAIDFEKTRINAETTGDMDRIRMNHIVKDDVDAFNWCGDRSGTDRWLVVPNTLHLDSMYASEGLVDELKSNPQCTVADEPVEVEFVDGRMKLAF, from the coding sequence ATGAAACTGCACCACGTTCAACAACAACTCGCCAACCACCCGATTGCCGACATTCCGGCTGCCGTGCATGCAGCGCTCGACAAGCTCGCCCACCCAGTGCCCGCCGGCGAGATTGCCATCACCGCTGGCAGTCGCGGCATTTCGAATATCGCCGCAATCACCCGCGCGGCTGGCGACTGGCTCAAGAGTCGTGGGGCGAAGCCGTTCATCGTGCCGGCCATGGGGTCGCACAACGGGGCGACCGCCCATGGTCAGCGGGCGATGATCGAGTCGCTCGGCATCACCGAAGAAGCGATGGACATGCCAATTCGGGCGTCGATGGATGTCGTCGAGATCGGCGAGACCTTCACCGGCCCGATCACCATGGACAAGTTCTGCCATGAATCGGATGGGGTGCTGGTGCTCAATCGCATCAAACCCCACACCTGCTTCGTGGGCCCGATTCAAAGTGGGCTGATGAAGATGATGACCATCGGCATGGGCAAGATCAACGGCGCCCGCACCTTCCATCAGGTTCCCTGCTTGAAGAAAGCCGACGCGATCATCGCCCTCGGCGAAGCGATCATCGGCACCGGCAAAATCTTCGCTGGCCTGGGCATTATCGAAGATGGTTACGACCAAACGGCCGAACTTCACGCGCTGGCCCCCGAGCAATTCGCGAGCGAAGAACCTAAACTGCTCGACCACTACACGAACGATTACTTCCCCAAGCTACCGGCCGAGGAATTCGATGTGCTGATCGTCGACCAGATCGGCAAGACCTTCAGCGGCCTCGGCATGGACCCTAACGTGATCGGCCGCCGCGGCTTGGCCGGAGTGCCCGATTTTCCTTCGCCGAGGATCGGCAGCATCGCCGCCTTGGAACTCACCACCGCTTCGCAAGGCAACGCACTCGGCTTCGGTCTCGGCGATTGCATTACGCAACGCTTGTACGACGCGATCGACTTCGAGAAGACTCGCATCAATGCCGAGACCACCGGCGACATGGATCGCATTCGCATGAATCACATCGTGAAGGACGATGTCGATGCGTTTAACTGGTGCGGCGATCGCAGCGGCACCGACCGCTGGTTGGTGGTACCCAACACGTTGCACCTCGACTCGATGTACGCCAGCGAAGGGCTGGTCGACGAGTTGAAATCGAATCCCCAATGCACGGTCGCCGACGAGCCGGTGGAAGTAGAGTTTGTCGACGGGCGGATGAAGCTGGCGTTTTAA
- a CDS encoding bestrophin family protein yields the protein MIIARRIQWSHIIFYTWKSMAYFLTLSLIVYVLHHEFDLTWVAIPFNAVATLSTALAIFLGFKNNSAYDRWWEARKIWGKLVNYSRAWGREVLNLAIDDNQPGSEELKQWQHRMIYRHIAFVHALRVFLRQRHAYNEIENELLETHNQYHDIEPFLANNDLEMVLSKRNPPNYLLMEQGDDLLRAYQRGWLSDYRYVKLHETLTEFNNHQGMCERIKNTPFPRPYSFFSRLFVFIHGTLVPFAFIEVLGPFNIPLALVINFVFITLDYIGERTEDPFENRPGDTPLTSISLTIEENLKEMMGDPNLPTKPVPIHGIVF from the coding sequence ATGATCATTGCCAGAAGAATTCAGTGGAGCCACATCATCTTCTATACGTGGAAGAGCATGGCTTACTTTCTGACGCTCTCTCTCATCGTGTACGTGTTGCATCACGAATTCGATTTGACCTGGGTGGCCATTCCCTTTAATGCGGTTGCCACGCTCAGTACCGCACTGGCGATCTTCTTGGGGTTTAAGAACAACAGTGCGTACGACCGCTGGTGGGAAGCCCGAAAAATCTGGGGCAAGCTGGTGAACTACAGTCGGGCGTGGGGGCGTGAGGTGCTGAACCTGGCCATCGACGACAATCAGCCGGGCAGCGAGGAGCTGAAGCAATGGCAGCATCGCATGATCTATCGGCACATTGCCTTTGTGCATGCGCTGCGTGTGTTCCTGCGTCAGCGGCATGCTTACAACGAGATCGAAAACGAACTACTCGAAACGCACAACCAGTATCACGACATCGAGCCGTTCTTGGCGAATAACGACCTTGAAATGGTACTCAGCAAACGCAATCCACCGAACTACTTATTGATGGAACAAGGCGACGACCTGCTCCGTGCGTACCAGCGGGGGTGGCTCTCGGATTATCGCTATGTAAAGCTGCACGAGACGCTTACCGAGTTCAACAACCATCAAGGCATGTGCGAGCGGATTAAGAACACTCCGTTCCCGCGGCCCTACAGTTTCTTCTCGCGACTGTTCGTGTTCATCCATGGTACGCTGGTGCCATTTGCGTTTATCGAAGTACTGGGGCCGTTCAATATTCCGCTGGCCTTGGTGATTAACTTCGTGTTCATTACGCTCGATTACATTGGTGAACGTACCGAAGACCCCTTCGAAAACCGCCCGGGCGACACGCCGCTTACGAGCATCAGCCTGACGATCGAAGAGAACCTGAAAGAAATGATGGGCGATCCCAACCTGCCCACCAAGCCGGTGCCGATTCATGGCATCGTGTTCTAG